From the Peromyscus leucopus breed LL Stock chromosome 8b, UCI_PerLeu_2.1, whole genome shotgun sequence genome, one window contains:
- the Dhx58 gene encoding probable ATP-dependent RNA helicase DHX58 isoform X1, with translation MDLRPYQWEVILPALEGKNIIIWLPTGAGKTRAAAFVAKRHLETVDGGKVVVLVNRVHLVNQHAEEFRRMLDNRWTMTTLSGDMGPRPGFGLMARSHDLLICTAELLQLALINPEEEEHVELTEFSLLVVDECHHTHKDSVYNIILSRYLEHKLQKAKRLPQVLGLTASPGTGGATKLPRAIDHILQLCANLDAWRIMSPENCRSQLLEHNPKPCKQYDLCQRRKEDPFGDLLKKLMSQIHQQLKMPELSQQFGTQTYEQQVVELSKEAAQAGLQQRRVYALHLRRYNEALLIHDTVRARDALDMLQDFYHGERTRKPQMLHAERWLLELFEGHKNELAQLAAQGPENPKLEKLEGILLKQFGSPNHPRGIIFTRTRQSASSLLLWLWQQPGLQNMNIKAQMLIGAGNTSQSTHMTQKDQQEVIHQFRNGILNLLVATSVAEEGLDIAKCNVVVRYGLLTNEISMVQARGRARAGQSVYSFVATEGSRELRRELTNEALEVLMEQAVTAVQKMDPKEFKAKIQELQLAALAKRAAREAQRESQQRQFPAERVRLLCINCMVAVGYGSDLRKVEGTHHVNVNPNFSVYYTISQKPVVINKVFKDWRPGGTINCSNCGEIWGLQMIYKSVTLPVLKIRSMLLETPHGKIQAKKWSRVPFSVPDFDILQDCTQSLSDLLLD, from the exons ATGGATCTGCGGCCCTACCAGTGGGAAGTGATCTTGCCTGCGCTGGAGGGCAAGAATATAATTATATGGTTGCCCACGGGCGCTGGGAAGACCCGGGCAGCTGCCTTTGTGGCCAAGAGGCATCTAGAGACAGTAGACGGTGGCAAGGTGGTGGTACTGGTCAACAGG GTGCACCTGGTGAACCAGCATGCCGAGGAGTTCAGGCGCATGTTGGATAATCGCTGGACCATGACAACCCTGAGTGGGGACATGGGACCACGACCTGGCTTTGGCCTGATGGCCCGGAGCCATGACCTGCTCATCTGCACAGCAGAGCTGCTGCAGCTGGCACTCATCAACCCAGAAGAGGAGGAACACGTGGAGCTCACAG AGTTCTCGCTGCTTGTGGTGGACGAGTGTCACCACACCCACAAGGACTCCGTCTACAACATCATCCTGAGCCGGTACCTAGAGCATAAGCTGCAGAAGGCAAAGCGTCTTCCCCAGGTGCTGGGTCTCACGGCCTCCCCAGGCACTGGCGGGGCCACCAAGCTCCCAAGGGCCATTGACCACATCCTCCAG CTCTGTGCCAACTTGGATGCGTGGCGCATCATGTCACCAGAGAATTGCCGCTCTCAGCTGCTGGAGCACAACCCGAAGCCCTGCAAACAGTATGACCTCTGCCAAAGGCGCAAAGAG GACCCTTTTGGAGACTTGCTAAAAAAGCTTATGAGCCAAATCCACCAGCAACTAAAGATGCCTGAACTGAGCCAGCAATTTGGGACCCAGACATACGAGCAGCAAGTGGTGGAGCTGAGCAAGGAG GCGGCGCAGGCTGGGCTCCAGCAGCGACGGGTGTATGCGCTGCACCTGCGGCGCTACAACGAGGCGCTGTTGATCCATGACACCGTCCGTGCTCGGGACGCTCTTGACATGTTGCAAGACTTCTACCATGGAGAGCGCACCAGGAAACCCCAGATGCTGCATGCTGAGCGCTGGCTGCTGGAGCTGTTTGAGG GCCATAAGAATGAGCTGGCCCAATTAGCAGCTCAGGGACCTGAGAATCCGAAGTTGGAGAAGCTGGAAGGGATCCTGCTGAAGCAATTTGGGAGTCCCAACCACCCTCGGGGCATCATCTTCACCCGAACCCGCCAGAgtgcctcctccctcctgctctggctttggcagcagcctggcctTCAGAATATGAATATCAAGGCCCAGATGCTGATTGGAGCAGGGAATACCAGCCAGAGCACACACATGACCCAG AAAGACCAACAAGAAGTGATCCACCAGTTCAGGAATGGTATCCTGAACCTTCTGGTGGCCACAAGTGTGGCCGAGGAGGGGCTGGATATCGCCAAGTGCAATGTGGTGGTGCGCTATGGGCTCCTGACCAACGAGATCTCCATGGTCCAG GCCCGGGGCCGCGCTCGAGCTGGGCAGAGCGTGTACTCCTTTGTGGCGACAGAGGGCAGTCGGGAGCTGCGGCGAGAGCTGACCAATGAGGCTCTGGAGGTGCTGATGGAGCAGGCAGTGACTGCAGTACAGAAGATGGACcccaaagagttcaaggccaag atccaGGAGCTGCAGCTGGCAGCTCTCGCTAAACGAGCAGCACGCGAGGCCCAGCGGGAGAGCCAGCAGAGGCAGTTCCCAGCAGAGCGCGTGCGACTCCTCTGCATCAACTGCATGGTGGCTGTGGGCTACGGGAGCGACCTGCGGAAGGTGGAGGGCACCCACCACGTCAACGTGAACCCCAACTTCTC GGTCTACTATACCATCTCCCAGAAGCCTGTGGTCATTAACAAGGTCTTCAAGGACTGGAGGCCAGGGGGGACCATTAACTGCAGTAACTGTGGGGAG ATCTGGGGCTTACAGATGATCTACAAGTCAGTGACCTTGCCAGTGCTGAAAATCCGAAGCATGCTCCTGGAGACCCCTCACGGGAAGATCCAGGCCAAAAAGTGGTCCCGGGTCCCCTTCTCAGTACCTGACTTCGACATCCTGCAGGACTGCACCCAGAGCCTGTCTGATCTCTTGCTGGACTGA
- the Dhx58 gene encoding probable ATP-dependent RNA helicase DHX58 isoform X2, whose amino-acid sequence MDLRPYQWEVILPALEGKNIIIWLPTGAGKTRAAAFVAKRHLETVDGGKVVVLVNRVHLVNQHAEEFRRMLDNRWTMTTLSGDMGPRPGFGLMARSHDLLICTAELLQLALINPEEEEHVELTEFSLLVVDECHHTHKDSVYNIILSRYLEHKLQKAKRLPQLCANLDAWRIMSPENCRSQLLEHNPKPCKQYDLCQRRKEDPFGDLLKKLMSQIHQQLKMPELSQQFGTQTYEQQVVELSKEAAQAGLQQRRVYALHLRRYNEALLIHDTVRARDALDMLQDFYHGERTRKPQMLHAERWLLELFEGHKNELAQLAAQGPENPKLEKLEGILLKQFGSPNHPRGIIFTRTRQSASSLLLWLWQQPGLQNMNIKAQMLIGAGNTSQSTHMTQKDQQEVIHQFRNGILNLLVATSVAEEGLDIAKCNVVVRYGLLTNEISMVQARGRARAGQSVYSFVATEGSRELRRELTNEALEVLMEQAVTAVQKMDPKEFKAKIQELQLAALAKRAAREAQRESQQRQFPAERVRLLCINCMVAVGYGSDLRKVEGTHHVNVNPNFSVYYTISQKPVVINKVFKDWRPGGTINCSNCGEIWGLQMIYKSVTLPVLKIRSMLLETPHGKIQAKKWSRVPFSVPDFDILQDCTQSLSDLLLD is encoded by the exons ATGGATCTGCGGCCCTACCAGTGGGAAGTGATCTTGCCTGCGCTGGAGGGCAAGAATATAATTATATGGTTGCCCACGGGCGCTGGGAAGACCCGGGCAGCTGCCTTTGTGGCCAAGAGGCATCTAGAGACAGTAGACGGTGGCAAGGTGGTGGTACTGGTCAACAGG GTGCACCTGGTGAACCAGCATGCCGAGGAGTTCAGGCGCATGTTGGATAATCGCTGGACCATGACAACCCTGAGTGGGGACATGGGACCACGACCTGGCTTTGGCCTGATGGCCCGGAGCCATGACCTGCTCATCTGCACAGCAGAGCTGCTGCAGCTGGCACTCATCAACCCAGAAGAGGAGGAACACGTGGAGCTCACAG AGTTCTCGCTGCTTGTGGTGGACGAGTGTCACCACACCCACAAGGACTCCGTCTACAACATCATCCTGAGCCGGTACCTAGAGCATAAGCTGCAGAAGGCAAAGCGTCTTCCCCAG CTCTGTGCCAACTTGGATGCGTGGCGCATCATGTCACCAGAGAATTGCCGCTCTCAGCTGCTGGAGCACAACCCGAAGCCCTGCAAACAGTATGACCTCTGCCAAAGGCGCAAAGAG GACCCTTTTGGAGACTTGCTAAAAAAGCTTATGAGCCAAATCCACCAGCAACTAAAGATGCCTGAACTGAGCCAGCAATTTGGGACCCAGACATACGAGCAGCAAGTGGTGGAGCTGAGCAAGGAG GCGGCGCAGGCTGGGCTCCAGCAGCGACGGGTGTATGCGCTGCACCTGCGGCGCTACAACGAGGCGCTGTTGATCCATGACACCGTCCGTGCTCGGGACGCTCTTGACATGTTGCAAGACTTCTACCATGGAGAGCGCACCAGGAAACCCCAGATGCTGCATGCTGAGCGCTGGCTGCTGGAGCTGTTTGAGG GCCATAAGAATGAGCTGGCCCAATTAGCAGCTCAGGGACCTGAGAATCCGAAGTTGGAGAAGCTGGAAGGGATCCTGCTGAAGCAATTTGGGAGTCCCAACCACCCTCGGGGCATCATCTTCACCCGAACCCGCCAGAgtgcctcctccctcctgctctggctttggcagcagcctggcctTCAGAATATGAATATCAAGGCCCAGATGCTGATTGGAGCAGGGAATACCAGCCAGAGCACACACATGACCCAG AAAGACCAACAAGAAGTGATCCACCAGTTCAGGAATGGTATCCTGAACCTTCTGGTGGCCACAAGTGTGGCCGAGGAGGGGCTGGATATCGCCAAGTGCAATGTGGTGGTGCGCTATGGGCTCCTGACCAACGAGATCTCCATGGTCCAG GCCCGGGGCCGCGCTCGAGCTGGGCAGAGCGTGTACTCCTTTGTGGCGACAGAGGGCAGTCGGGAGCTGCGGCGAGAGCTGACCAATGAGGCTCTGGAGGTGCTGATGGAGCAGGCAGTGACTGCAGTACAGAAGATGGACcccaaagagttcaaggccaag atccaGGAGCTGCAGCTGGCAGCTCTCGCTAAACGAGCAGCACGCGAGGCCCAGCGGGAGAGCCAGCAGAGGCAGTTCCCAGCAGAGCGCGTGCGACTCCTCTGCATCAACTGCATGGTGGCTGTGGGCTACGGGAGCGACCTGCGGAAGGTGGAGGGCACCCACCACGTCAACGTGAACCCCAACTTCTC GGTCTACTATACCATCTCCCAGAAGCCTGTGGTCATTAACAAGGTCTTCAAGGACTGGAGGCCAGGGGGGACCATTAACTGCAGTAACTGTGGGGAG ATCTGGGGCTTACAGATGATCTACAAGTCAGTGACCTTGCCAGTGCTGAAAATCCGAAGCATGCTCCTGGAGACCCCTCACGGGAAGATCCAGGCCAAAAAGTGGTCCCGGGTCCCCTTCTCAGTACCTGACTTCGACATCCTGCAGGACTGCACCCAGAGCCTGTCTGATCTCTTGCTGGACTGA
- the Dhx58 gene encoding probable ATP-dependent RNA helicase DHX58 isoform X3 — protein sequence MLDNRWTMTTLSGDMGPRPGFGLMARSHDLLICTAELLQLALINPEEEEHVELTEFSLLVVDECHHTHKDSVYNIILSRYLEHKLQKAKRLPQVLGLTASPGTGGATKLPRAIDHILQLCANLDAWRIMSPENCRSQLLEHNPKPCKQYDLCQRRKEDPFGDLLKKLMSQIHQQLKMPELSQQFGTQTYEQQVVELSKEAAQAGLQQRRVYALHLRRYNEALLIHDTVRARDALDMLQDFYHGERTRKPQMLHAERWLLELFEGHKNELAQLAAQGPENPKLEKLEGILLKQFGSPNHPRGIIFTRTRQSASSLLLWLWQQPGLQNMNIKAQMLIGAGNTSQSTHMTQKDQQEVIHQFRNGILNLLVATSVAEEGLDIAKCNVVVRYGLLTNEISMVQARGRARAGQSVYSFVATEGSRELRRELTNEALEVLMEQAVTAVQKMDPKEFKAKIQELQLAALAKRAAREAQRESQQRQFPAERVRLLCINCMVAVGYGSDLRKVEGTHHVNVNPNFSVYYTISQKPVVINKVFKDWRPGGTINCSNCGEIWGLQMIYKSVTLPVLKIRSMLLETPHGKIQAKKWSRVPFSVPDFDILQDCTQSLSDLLLD from the exons ATGTTGGATAATCGCTGGACCATGACAACCCTGAGTGGGGACATGGGACCACGACCTGGCTTTGGCCTGATGGCCCGGAGCCATGACCTGCTCATCTGCACAGCAGAGCTGCTGCAGCTGGCACTCATCAACCCAGAAGAGGAGGAACACGTGGAGCTCACAG AGTTCTCGCTGCTTGTGGTGGACGAGTGTCACCACACCCACAAGGACTCCGTCTACAACATCATCCTGAGCCGGTACCTAGAGCATAAGCTGCAGAAGGCAAAGCGTCTTCCCCAGGTGCTGGGTCTCACGGCCTCCCCAGGCACTGGCGGGGCCACCAAGCTCCCAAGGGCCATTGACCACATCCTCCAG CTCTGTGCCAACTTGGATGCGTGGCGCATCATGTCACCAGAGAATTGCCGCTCTCAGCTGCTGGAGCACAACCCGAAGCCCTGCAAACAGTATGACCTCTGCCAAAGGCGCAAAGAG GACCCTTTTGGAGACTTGCTAAAAAAGCTTATGAGCCAAATCCACCAGCAACTAAAGATGCCTGAACTGAGCCAGCAATTTGGGACCCAGACATACGAGCAGCAAGTGGTGGAGCTGAGCAAGGAG GCGGCGCAGGCTGGGCTCCAGCAGCGACGGGTGTATGCGCTGCACCTGCGGCGCTACAACGAGGCGCTGTTGATCCATGACACCGTCCGTGCTCGGGACGCTCTTGACATGTTGCAAGACTTCTACCATGGAGAGCGCACCAGGAAACCCCAGATGCTGCATGCTGAGCGCTGGCTGCTGGAGCTGTTTGAGG GCCATAAGAATGAGCTGGCCCAATTAGCAGCTCAGGGACCTGAGAATCCGAAGTTGGAGAAGCTGGAAGGGATCCTGCTGAAGCAATTTGGGAGTCCCAACCACCCTCGGGGCATCATCTTCACCCGAACCCGCCAGAgtgcctcctccctcctgctctggctttggcagcagcctggcctTCAGAATATGAATATCAAGGCCCAGATGCTGATTGGAGCAGGGAATACCAGCCAGAGCACACACATGACCCAG AAAGACCAACAAGAAGTGATCCACCAGTTCAGGAATGGTATCCTGAACCTTCTGGTGGCCACAAGTGTGGCCGAGGAGGGGCTGGATATCGCCAAGTGCAATGTGGTGGTGCGCTATGGGCTCCTGACCAACGAGATCTCCATGGTCCAG GCCCGGGGCCGCGCTCGAGCTGGGCAGAGCGTGTACTCCTTTGTGGCGACAGAGGGCAGTCGGGAGCTGCGGCGAGAGCTGACCAATGAGGCTCTGGAGGTGCTGATGGAGCAGGCAGTGACTGCAGTACAGAAGATGGACcccaaagagttcaaggccaag atccaGGAGCTGCAGCTGGCAGCTCTCGCTAAACGAGCAGCACGCGAGGCCCAGCGGGAGAGCCAGCAGAGGCAGTTCCCAGCAGAGCGCGTGCGACTCCTCTGCATCAACTGCATGGTGGCTGTGGGCTACGGGAGCGACCTGCGGAAGGTGGAGGGCACCCACCACGTCAACGTGAACCCCAACTTCTC GGTCTACTATACCATCTCCCAGAAGCCTGTGGTCATTAACAAGGTCTTCAAGGACTGGAGGCCAGGGGGGACCATTAACTGCAGTAACTGTGGGGAG ATCTGGGGCTTACAGATGATCTACAAGTCAGTGACCTTGCCAGTGCTGAAAATCCGAAGCATGCTCCTGGAGACCCCTCACGGGAAGATCCAGGCCAAAAAGTGGTCCCGGGTCCCCTTCTCAGTACCTGACTTCGACATCCTGCAGGACTGCACCCAGAGCCTGTCTGATCTCTTGCTGGACTGA